A window of Halobacillus naozhouensis genomic DNA:
CGCTCGGCAATATGTGTAGCTGTCACTGCCGATAATGCTTGAACAGACCCGAATAGGTGATCCAGTACATAACGCCAGTGAGGGAACATATCAACAACGATCCCTCCGCCGTCTTCTTTTTTATAGTTCCAAGAAGGTCGTTGACACTCTTGCCAATCTCCTTCAAACACCCAATAACCGAATTCCATACGAACGGATAAAATATCTCCAAAAAACCCTGCATCTATTAACCTTTTCAGTTTCATGACACCTGGTAAAAACAATTTATCTTGAACCACACCATTTTTCACGCCAGCTTCTTTTGCAAGCTCTGCCAGCTCAAGAGAACCCTCTAATGAAGTAGATGTCGGTTTTTCACAATAAATATGTTTGTTTGCTTGGATAGCCTGTTTAATAGCTTCTTCTCTTCGGGTAGTTGTTTGAGAGTCAAAGTAAATGACATTATTCTCATCTGCTAATGCTTCTGATAGATCAGTTGTCCAACGTTCGATAGCATATTTCTCAGCAAGTGTTTTTAATTTCCCTTCATTACGACCGACAAGGATTGGGTCTGGCATGATGTAATCTCCGTTACCGAGTGCAACTCCTCCCTGTTCACGGATTGCGACTATAGAACGGATTAAGTGTTGTCTCGTTCCCATGCGGCCGGTTACCCCATTCATGATGATTCCTATATTATGTGTACTCATATGATTCCCTCCTCTAATGGTTACATTTAGTGTAAACCTAACTGTAAGCGGTGTCTTATTAGAAGGGGAAGCTAATTCTCAATTTCGGAAATCATTTAATTTAAATGCTAATGATTAGGGCAGGGACTTTTGAAAAACTCATTTACCTCTTTGCGTGGTACGGTACATATTGGGGGGGACACCTATGTGTCTTTTAAATAAGCGATAAAAAGTTGAAAGGGATTCAAAGCCAACTTCAAAACATATGGAGACAATATCTTTTTCTGTTTCTACTAGTAATTGCTTCACTAAGCCTAGACGAACCTCTGTCAAATATTGCATTGGCGTACTATCATAATAGTCGTTAAAAATACTTTGCATATAACGTTTACTCATACCCATTCGATTCGCAATATCCTCTGCATTTTTGATATCAAAATAACGTGTATCGATATAATGACGTAACTGTTCTACTCGTAAGGTATTCATATCCGTTTGAGGCGTATCCTGAGGAGATCGTGCTATGGTGAAAAGCAGTTCTGCCATATATAACTTTAACCCCATTTTCCAAAGGCGATCACCGTGGGACTGTTCATATAACATCTTCCGAAGAAGTTGGCGAAGCTCACTGCTATCAAACATATTGAGTTTTTGTACCCATGCCTTTTGGAAAACTGACTCAACTAATTGTTGCTGAATATCATCACCCAACACTGTTGCGTCAAACTCAAGCACTAAGACAGTCATTTTTGACTCTGCGGCTATTGAATGTTCGGTCAAAGGGGGGATAATAATAAAACTGTCTCGTGCAATTTGATATGGATGCTCATCCAGCGTACATTTCCCTTTTCCCTCCAATGTGTACAAAATTTGATGAGTCCTATGATGATGTGACTTCACTCTATCATTTTCATTGTGTTTACTTTCATAAAGAGAGATGATAGCAGAACGTTTATTTCCTGTGTGGTCATACACTTTTATTCCTCCTCACTGAAAGAGCTAAATAAAGGTCGATGTGTCAATACATTTTAATAACTGTGGCTTCAGCAGTGAGTAATAACATTCAAAGAAAGTTATAAAAAAGAGGCCATAATTATGAGCCTCCCTACCCTTTCTATTTAAACTCTTATTAAATTTAATGATTTATCGTGTAGTTGTTGAACAATACGGCTATCCATTTTTTGATCCGTAATAATATGGTCTACAACTTCCAAATCATAAAGTTTTGAAAAGGCTTGTACACCAAATTTACTAGAATCAATCATAATGAAAACCACATCAGCACTATCAATCATTTTTTTCTTAATTCGAGCCTGCTGTTCATTTGATTCACTAATACCCCGTTCTAAATGAACCCCTTTGCATGAGATAAATGCTTTATTTACATGATAGGTGTCTAATGATGCTTCAGCTAAAGGACCAACATAGGACAACGATTTGGGTAACAAGACACCACCCGTTGAGATCACAGTGACTTGTTTTTTAGAACTCAATTCCATGGCTACTTTTATCGAATTGGTCAATACAGTTATCTGTATATCTGGTAATGCTTTAGCCATATACCAAGCCGTAGTACTAGCATCTAAAATAACTTTATCTCCTTCATGGACTTGCTTGACTGCCTCGAGAGCTATTTCTTTTTTCTCCTCTACATTAGTTACTTCCCTTTCAGCATATGGGATCTCAAGAGAGTCCGAAGAATTAACACTTATTGCACCACCATGACTTCTAGATAGCTTTTTCTCTCTTTCCAATTTCTCTAAATCTCTGCGAATGGTTTCTTCTGTAACGGAAAAGGCCTGACTTAATTCCGTAACACGAATACTTTTTCGTTCATTTACAAGTTCAACAATTTTTTGTTGTCTCTCAGCAACGAGCATTTTTCCCCTTCTTTCTTACCTGGATACCTTTACGGCAATAGTTTTATATTAAATGATAGACTTCCTGCCAAAACAAGAAATCTATCATTTATACTTCTTTATCTAGTAAACGCTGCTGCTACTCCCCCATCAACAGTTACCATACAGCCTGTTGTTTTGGCTGCTTTAGTAGAGGCTAGGAAAGCAATCGATTCAGCAATATCTTGTGGCAGGATATTTTCATTTAATAGAGTTCTTTTACGATAATGCTCTTCTAATTGATCCGCCTCAATGCCGTAAGATGATGCCCTTTCTTCCTTCCACTCAGAATCCCAAATTTTTGATCCGCGAATCACAGCATCAGGCAGTACTGAGTTTACACGAATACCATATTGGCCACCATCAGCAGCAATTGTTCTGGCAAGGTGTACTTCTGCTGCCTTTGCAGTACTGTAAGCTGCAGCATTTTTTCCTGCATAGATTGAATTTTTAGATCCAACAAATACCATACTACCACCAATAGCTTGATCCTTCATCAACTTAAATGCTTCTCTTGCGACAAGGAAGTAACCAGTCACTAATACATTCATATTTACATTCCATTTATCAATGGTGGTTTCTTCAAACGGGCTTGAACTTGCTAATCCAGCGTTATTCACAATAATATCTAAACCACCATATTTTAAGACAGCTGTTTGGAGAGCAGCACTGACTTCCTCTTCCTTAGTCACATCCATCTTGACTGCGAGGACTCGATTTTCATCGAAACGCTCATTCATTTCAGAAGCAAGCTGTTCTGCTCCTTCGTGATTAATATCAGCTACGACAACGTGCGCACCTTCCGTTAGCAGACGATAACAAGTTGCACTACCTATTCCACCAGCACCGCCCGTTACAAATGCTACATGACGTGAAAACTCTGCTTCCGGTGGAGCTAAGCTTAACTTGTAAAGTTCTAACGGCCAATATTCAATTGCAAACGACTCTGCTTCATTTAACGATACAAAGTTACCAAGGATAGTGGCACCTCTCATTACAGATACTGCCCTATGAAATAAAGATTGACTTACATTTGCCGCACTCCAACTTTTTCCTGTATTAATCATACCAATACCAGGAATTAATAAAACACGAGGAACTGCTTCAACCATTTGATCTCCTTCAGATTTGTTCCGGTTAAAGTAAGCAACGTACTCCTCCTTAAAGGCATTAATTCCTTCTTTAACACTTTCAATTAAACGGTCCACATCCTTGCTGGCTGGATCCCACTCCACATACAACGGTACTCTTTTTGTATGTACTAAGTGATCAGGACACGCTGCTCCAACTTGTGACAGCTCCTTAGCGTCTTTACTATTTACAAAAGAAAGTATATTTTCATGATCATCATTCGTAACGATCATCTTCTTCTCTTCGCTAACTTGACCTCTTATAACAGAAAGCACACGACTCAGTATTTCGTCTCTCTCCTCCTGAGTCAATGAGTTATATTTTCTCCCCCCAAAGAGTTGTTTTCCTTCTGCTTTAGTTTCTATATAATCCTCAGCTTCTTGAATGATGGAAATGGTTTTATGATAACTTTCTTTAGACGTTTCCCCCCAGGTAACAAGACCATGTTTCTCCATGATAACTAGTTCGGCATTTGGATTGTTTTGGACACCTTCAGCAATCATCTTTGATAGCTTGAATCCTGGACGTATGTATGGCACCCATACAAAACGATCACCATAAATCTCCTTTGCAATCTCTTGCCCATTGTCTGCACATGCAATACTGATAATTGCATCTGGATGGGTATGATCGACATGTTTGTAAGGTAGAAACGCATGCAGAAGTGTTTCTATAGAAGAACGTGGATGTTTAGCATCAATCATACAATGAGCTAAATAGTCAACCATTTCTTCGTCTGTCATATCATCTCTTTCCATTAACGGTTTAATGTGATCCATTCTTAACCCGGTAAAGTTCTTACTTTTCATTGTAGCTAAGTCTGAACCGCTTCCTTTTACCCACATTACCTCAATTTCATGACCCCGAAAGTCCGTTTCTGTGGATTTTGCAGAAGTATTTCCACCACCCCAATTGGCCACTGACCTGTCTTTCCCTAATAAATTTGATCGATATACTAACTCATCTAAACCATCTTCAAGGCTTGATTCACTATCGTTCCATCGATTTTGTACCAATTGAAATTCCTCCTGGTTTTGTTTGTTTTAAACAGCATATCATGTTTCTGTTTGTTTTTGAATTATTATTTTTATGTTTGTTTAATTCTTTGTTGAAGGGATCTAAAAGAAGCAAAACCAAATATCCTTTCTAAAAAATTAATCTAAGCGATTCGTATAAAACTATCCTCTCTTAGAAAGGACTGATTCTTCATAACTCTTAACTTCCTCCAACCACTCTTCCCCTACAGGTACCCCCATTTCATCACAATAATAATTCCATATTGCACCAAAAGGATAGGTTTTGAATTCTTCCATCAATGCTAATCTTTCTGTGAAATTGCCTTCTTCTTGCAGTTGTTTAAGATGTTCGTTAGGTGTTAGCAGTGCATATAACAAAGCTTTTATCATATTCCGAGTACCAATCGTCCACGCTGCAACTCGATTAATACTAGCATCAAAGAAATCCAGCCCGATCGACACTTTATCTAACGCATTATTTCGAACAAGCTCTAAACCGATTTCACGGAGTTCGTCATCTAAAATGACTACATGATCACTATCCCATCTCACCGGTCTAGATACGTGTAGAGCTAACTTATCACTGTATAGCAGCATGGCTGAAATTTTATTGGACACGACTTCAGAAGGGTGATAATGCCCAGTATCAAGCAAACACAACTTATTGTTTTTCAATGCATACCCCATGTAAAATTCGTGAGAACCCACAACATAAGCTTCGGATCCGATGCCGAATAATTTACTTTCAACTGCATCCAAGTTATATTCTTCATCTATTTCTACAGCATAGATCTCATCCAAGGACTCTTTTAATCTTT
This region includes:
- a CDS encoding Gfo/Idh/MocA family protein translates to MSTHNIGIIMNGVTGRMGTRQHLIRSIVAIREQGGVALGNGDYIMPDPILVGRNEGKLKTLAEKYAIERWTTDLSEALADENNVIYFDSQTTTRREEAIKQAIQANKHIYCEKPTSTSLEGSLELAELAKEAGVKNGVVQDKLFLPGVMKLKRLIDAGFFGDILSVRMEFGYWVFEGDWQECQRPSWNYKKEDGGGIVVDMFPHWRYVLDHLFGSVQALSAVTATHIAERVDEAGNTYNATADDAAYATFELENGVIASVNSSWTVRVDRDDLLTIQVDGTEGSAVAGLRGCKTQHRVNTPKPVWNPDLENTIDFQDQWVEVPDNQLFENAFKIQWEMFLKHVYQDEAFPWDLLEGAKGTQLADLGLQSSKERCWLDVPSLNV
- a CDS encoding AraC family transcriptional regulator, which codes for MYDHTGNKRSAIISLYESKHNENDRVKSHHHRTHQILYTLEGKGKCTLDEHPYQIARDSFIIIPPLTEHSIAAESKMTVLVLEFDATVLGDDIQQQLVESVFQKAWVQKLNMFDSSELRQLLRKMLYEQSHGDRLWKMGLKLYMAELLFTIARSPQDTPQTDMNTLRVEQLRHYIDTRYFDIKNAEDIANRMGMSKRYMQSIFNDYYDSTPMQYLTEVRLGLVKQLLVETEKDIVSICFEVGFESLSTFYRLFKRHIGVPPNMYRTTQRGK
- a CDS encoding DeoR/GlpR family DNA-binding transcription regulator, translated to MLVAERQQKIVELVNERKSIRVTELSQAFSVTEETIRRDLEKLEREKKLSRSHGGAISVNSSDSLEIPYAEREVTNVEEKKEIALEAVKQVHEGDKVILDASTTAWYMAKALPDIQITVLTNSIKVAMELSSKKQVTVISTGGVLLPKSLSYVGPLAEASLDTYHVNKAFISCKGVHLERGISESNEQQARIKKKMIDSADVVFIMIDSSKFGVQAFSKLYDLEVVDHIITDQKMDSRIVQQLHDKSLNLIRV
- a CDS encoding bifunctional aldolase/short-chain dehydrogenase, with the protein product MVQNRWNDSESSLEDGLDELVYRSNLLGKDRSVANWGGGNTSAKSTETDFRGHEIEVMWVKGSGSDLATMKSKNFTGLRMDHIKPLMERDDMTDEEMVDYLAHCMIDAKHPRSSIETLLHAFLPYKHVDHTHPDAIISIACADNGQEIAKEIYGDRFVWVPYIRPGFKLSKMIAEGVQNNPNAELVIMEKHGLVTWGETSKESYHKTISIIQEAEDYIETKAEGKQLFGGRKYNSLTQEERDEILSRVLSVIRGQVSEEKKMIVTNDDHENILSFVNSKDAKELSQVGAACPDHLVHTKRVPLYVEWDPASKDVDRLIESVKEGINAFKEEYVAYFNRNKSEGDQMVEAVPRVLLIPGIGMINTGKSWSAANVSQSLFHRAVSVMRGATILGNFVSLNEAESFAIEYWPLELYKLSLAPPEAEFSRHVAFVTGGAGGIGSATCYRLLTEGAHVVVADINHEGAEQLASEMNERFDENRVLAVKMDVTKEEEVSAALQTAVLKYGGLDIIVNNAGLASSSPFEETTIDKWNVNMNVLVTGYFLVAREAFKLMKDQAIGGSMVFVGSKNSIYAGKNAAAYSTAKAAEVHLARTIAADGGQYGIRVNSVLPDAVIRGSKIWDSEWKEERASSYGIEADQLEEHYRKRTLLNENILPQDIAESIAFLASTKAAKTTGCMVTVDGGVAAAFTR
- the rhaA gene encoding L-rhamnose isomerase, producing MAVKEDFQAAKKQYEKWGIDVEKVFQRLKSIPISIHCWQGDDIAGFEVNQQELSGGIDVTGNYPGKATTPEELRDDLEKALSLIPGKHRVNLHAIYAETEGEVVERDQLEPKHFESWVRWAKENGLGLDFNPTLFSHKKADDGLTLAHPDKNIRDFWIRHCIASREIAAYFGKELGTPALTNIWIPDGYKDIPSDRLTPRKRLKESLDEIYAVEIDEEYNLDAVESKLFGIGSEAYVVGSHEFYMGYALKNNKLCLLDTGHYHPSEVVSNKISAMLLYSDKLALHVSRPVRWDSDHVVILDDELREIGLELVRNNALDKVSIGLDFFDASINRVAAWTIGTRNMIKALLYALLTPNEHLKQLQEEGNFTERLALMEEFKTYPFGAIWNYYCDEMGVPVGEEWLEEVKSYEESVLSKRG